Proteins encoded together in one Pseudomonas sp. ADAK13 window:
- a CDS encoding LysR family transcriptional regulator: MSSPAISRSLFNRLRYKHLHMLVALSSSQNLHRASQSLNMSQPAATRMLREIEDMFACDLFERLPRGMRPTALGKELIRFAESALSGLDRCAEELRVRQQGGYGYLSIGTIMGAAPDLVMDSIAQIKSLNPQMRIRIMGDTSDQVIQLLEQGRIDLAIARRNAATDSEHYSFEPLGNERMLVVVHAGHPLAQREHLPLAELVSDWPWILQPQTSPARIGFDEALQHLALPQPADIIECSSVYSMQQLIQLTDAIMVLSESALRDYLKMGLVVALPVVLEVQLAPFGMLLRKGDPVSRELGLFIDMLRQKAAML; encoded by the coding sequence ATGAGTAGTCCCGCGATCTCCCGCAGCCTGTTCAACCGCCTGCGCTACAAGCATCTGCATATGCTGGTGGCCTTGAGTTCCAGCCAGAACCTGCACCGCGCATCCCAGAGCCTGAACATGTCGCAACCGGCGGCGACGCGCATGTTGCGGGAGATCGAGGACATGTTTGCCTGCGACCTGTTCGAGCGCCTGCCCCGTGGTATGCGCCCCACGGCGCTGGGCAAGGAGCTGATCCGCTTTGCCGAATCCGCCCTCAGCGGCCTCGACCGCTGCGCCGAGGAATTGAGGGTGCGCCAGCAGGGCGGCTATGGGTATTTGTCGATCGGCACGATCATGGGCGCGGCGCCGGACCTGGTGATGGACTCGATTGCGCAGATCAAGTCGCTCAACCCGCAGATGCGCATTCGCATCATGGGCGACACCAGCGACCAGGTGATCCAGTTGCTGGAACAGGGCCGCATCGACCTGGCCATCGCCCGGCGCAATGCCGCCACCGACAGCGAGCATTACAGTTTCGAGCCCCTGGGTAATGAACGCATGCTTGTGGTGGTGCACGCCGGCCATCCCCTGGCGCAACGCGAACACTTGCCGTTGGCGGAGCTGGTCAGCGACTGGCCGTGGATCCTGCAACCGCAAACCAGCCCGGCGCGCATTGGTTTTGACGAGGCGCTGCAACACCTGGCCTTGCCGCAGCCGGCGGACATCATCGAGTGCAGTTCGGTGTATTCCATGCAACAACTGATTCAACTCACCGACGCAATCATGGTGCTGTCGGAAAGCGCCCTGCGGGACTACCTGAAAATGGGCCTCGTGGTGGCCTTGCCGGTGGTGCTGGAGGTGCAGCTGGCGCCGTTCGGGATGCTGTTGCGCAAGGGCGACCCGGTGAGCCGCGAGCTGGGGCTGTTTATCGACATGCTCCGACAGAAGGCCGCGATGCTTTAA
- a CDS encoding TOBE domain-containing protein: protein MTIKAINVRNQFKGVIKEILIGEVVSEIDVQTASGIVTSVITTRSVRDLELKVGSEVIAFVKSTEVSIAKL, encoded by the coding sequence ATGACCATTAAAGCGATCAACGTGCGCAACCAGTTCAAAGGCGTGATCAAGGAAATCCTGATCGGCGAAGTGGTGTCCGAGATCGACGTGCAAACCGCGTCGGGGATCGTGACGTCGGTGATTACCACGCGCTCGGTGCGTGACCTGGAATTGAAAGTGGGCAGTGAAGTGATTGCCTTCGTGAAATCGACCGAAGTGTCTATTGCCAAGCTGTAA
- a CDS encoding sigma-70 family RNA polymerase sigma factor, with product MNDAVLPTHLAEASLHTLYRDHRSWLESWLRRRLGNAWDAADLSQDTFLRVLASAQPIAQLQEPRAYLVTVGKRLLVNFHQRRSLEQAYLNALMHLPQDCVPSPEQRWLLLETLQALDELLDGLPPVVRRAFLWSQLEGLGYREIAERLKVSERTVKRYMAQAYEHCLLVDL from the coding sequence ATGAATGATGCTGTATTGCCGACGCACCTGGCTGAAGCGAGTCTTCACACCTTGTACCGCGACCACCGCAGCTGGCTGGAAAGCTGGCTGCGGCGGCGCCTGGGCAATGCCTGGGATGCGGCCGACCTGAGCCAGGACACGTTCCTGCGGGTGCTGGCCAGCGCCCAGCCGATTGCACAATTGCAGGAGCCCCGGGCTTACCTGGTGACCGTGGGCAAGCGCTTGCTGGTCAACTTTCACCAGCGGCGCAGCCTGGAGCAGGCGTATCTCAACGCGCTGATGCACTTGCCGCAAGACTGCGTGCCGTCCCCGGAGCAGCGCTGGTTGCTGCTGGAAACCCTGCAAGCCCTGGATGAACTGCTCGACGGTTTGCCACCGGTGGTGCGTCGCGCGTTTCTCTGGAGCCAACTGGAAGGCCTGGGCTACCGGGAGATTGCCGAGCGGCTCAAGGTCTCCGAGCGTACGGTCAAGCGCTACATGGCCCAGGCCTATGAGCATTGCTTGCTGGTGGACCTGTGA
- a CDS encoding FecR domain-containing protein: protein MSRSAPDLARAAAQWLALLESGSATERDHASLQQWRDSHPQHEQIWQKAQLLRQRFNDLPPALAMASLDRPQPGRRAVLKRALGVAALVPAAWLLSRQLPIDAWRADLHTATGERKRVSLADGSSLQLNTASAVDVDVARRRVTLVEGEMALTVPGAGALTVQTRYGQVIVSQAEVCVRQLSSGCLVSVLKGAVQVQDLRGQVATLQGGQQARLQAFGMGAAVAFDALQLGWREGVLTAQNQLLGDFLRELERYRPGVMRWDSSLEALRVTGSFQLADTDRILALLASTMPLEVQSRTRYWVTLTARKTAV, encoded by the coding sequence GTGAGCCGCAGCGCGCCGGATCTCGCCCGTGCGGCGGCGCAGTGGCTGGCGTTGCTGGAGTCTGGCAGTGCCACCGAGCGTGATCACGCCAGCCTGCAGCAGTGGCGCGACAGCCATCCCCAGCACGAACAAATCTGGCAAAAAGCCCAACTGTTGCGTCAGCGATTTAACGATTTGCCACCGGCATTGGCCATGGCCAGCCTTGATCGCCCGCAACCGGGACGGCGCGCGGTGCTCAAGCGTGCGTTGGGCGTGGCCGCGCTGGTGCCGGCTGCGTGGTTGCTTAGCCGGCAATTGCCGATCGATGCATGGCGCGCCGATTTGCATACCGCCACTGGCGAACGCAAGCGGGTGTCGCTGGCGGATGGCAGCAGCCTGCAACTGAACACCGCGAGTGCGGTGGATGTGGACGTGGCCCGGCGCCGTGTGACGCTGGTGGAAGGCGAGATGGCGTTGACGGTGCCGGGGGCTGGTGCGCTGACGGTGCAGACGCGTTATGGCCAGGTGATTGTCAGCCAGGCTGAGGTGTGTGTGCGGCAGCTGTCTTCCGGGTGCCTGGTGTCGGTCTTGAAGGGCGCGGTGCAGGTGCAGGACCTGCGGGGGCAAGTGGCGACGTTGCAAGGTGGGCAACAGGCGCGCTTGCAGGCGTTCGGGATGGGCGCAGCTGTAGCGTTTGATGCGCTGCAACTGGGTTGGCGCGAGGGTGTGTTGACCGCGCAGAACCAGCTGCTGGGCGATTTTTTGCGGGAGTTGGAGCGGTATCGGCCGGGGGTGATGCGTTGGGACTCGAGCCTGGAAGCGCTGCGGGTGACCGGGAGTTTTCAGTTGGCCGATACTGATCGCATTCTTGCGTTGCTGGCGTCGACGATGCCGCTGGAGGTGCAGTCGCGTACGCGGTATTGGGTGACGCTGACGGCGCGTAAAACGGCTGTCTGA
- a CDS encoding ABC transporter permease, with translation MSSKSEALPVPRTPTITVQRSAWPRRLKGLALPVLILVILEVVVRIGWLPSYQMPAPSEIAVTLTDLAEGALWKHISASLLRVLLGFAIGASLALVFAAWVGLSREAEAYLEPTFAGLRSIPSLAWVPLLLLWLGIDETSKIVLIAIGAFFPVYLNGVAAIRDIDRKLVEVGQMYGFSRTRLVRRILLPAALPGLFTGLRSGLSLAWMFLVAAELIAATKGLGYLLSDGRETSRPDIVLAAIIVLALLGKISDGLLAALEKRCLAWRDTFNGQGPEN, from the coding sequence ATGAGCAGCAAAAGCGAAGCCCTGCCGGTCCCACGGACACCCACGATCACTGTCCAGCGCAGCGCCTGGCCACGCCGGCTCAAGGGCCTGGCGTTGCCGGTGTTGATCCTGGTGATCCTTGAAGTGGTGGTGCGTATCGGCTGGCTGCCGTCCTACCAGATGCCGGCCCCCAGCGAGATCGCGGTGACCCTCACCGACCTCGCCGAAGGCGCGTTATGGAAACACATCAGCGCCAGCCTGTTGCGGGTACTGCTGGGGTTCGCCATCGGCGCCAGCCTGGCCCTGGTGTTTGCCGCCTGGGTCGGCTTGAGCCGCGAGGCCGAGGCGTACCTGGAACCGACCTTCGCCGGCCTGCGCTCGATCCCGAGCCTGGCGTGGGTGCCGCTGTTGCTGCTGTGGCTGGGGATTGATGAGACCTCGAAGATCGTGCTGATAGCCATCGGCGCGTTCTTCCCGGTGTACCTCAACGGCGTCGCGGCGATTCGCGACATCGACCGCAAGCTGGTGGAAGTCGGGCAGATGTATGGCTTCAGCCGTACGCGCCTGGTGCGCCGCATCCTGTTGCCCGCCGCCCTGCCCGGCTTGTTCACCGGTTTGCGCAGCGGTTTGAGCCTGGCCTGGATGTTCCTGGTGGCGGCCGAATTGATCGCCGCGACCAAGGGCCTGGGTTACCTGCTCAGCGATGGCCGGGAAACCTCACGGCCCGACATTGTGCTGGCGGCGATCATTGTGTTGGCCCTGTTGGGCAAGATCAGCGACGGCCTGCTGGCCGCCCTGGAGAAACGCTGCCTGGCCTGGCGCGACACCTTCAACGGCCAAGGCCCGGAGAATTGA
- a CDS encoding ABC transporter ATP-binding protein has protein sequence MSEALLDIRVERKNFGATTVLTNVHLALQPREAVSLLGPSGCGKSTLLRIVAGLEKDYQGELLQGGGEVAFVFQEPRLMPWLTVEQNIGFSDDNGYDKAWVAQLIDEVGLTGFGQALPKALSGGMAQRVAIARGLYSRPQVLLLDEPFSAVDAFTRMKLQDLLLQLAEHHGIALLLVTHDVDEALYLSDRVLVMDNRPSSIRQELAVELEHPRDRRDPLLARLKALALTELQRAHVI, from the coding sequence ATGAGCGAAGCGCTACTGGACATTCGTGTCGAGCGTAAAAACTTCGGCGCTACCACGGTGCTGACCAACGTCCACCTGGCCCTGCAACCGCGGGAAGCGGTGAGTTTGCTGGGGCCCAGCGGCTGCGGCAAAAGCACCTTGCTGCGGATCGTTGCCGGGCTGGAAAAGGACTACCAGGGTGAGCTGTTGCAGGGCGGTGGCGAGGTCGCGTTTGTGTTTCAGGAACCGCGCCTGATGCCTTGGCTGACGGTGGAGCAAAACATCGGCTTCAGCGATGACAACGGCTATGACAAAGCCTGGGTCGCGCAGTTGATTGACGAGGTGGGGCTTACCGGCTTTGGCCAGGCGTTGCCCAAGGCGTTGTCGGGCGGCATGGCGCAACGGGTGGCGATTGCTCGCGGGCTGTATTCGCGGCCGCAGGTGTTGCTGCTGGACGAGCCGTTCAGCGCGGTGGATGCGTTTACCCGCATGAAGCTGCAGGACTTGCTGCTGCAATTGGCTGAGCATCACGGGATCGCCCTGTTGCTGGTGACCCACGATGTGGACGAGGCGCTGTACCTGAGTGACCGGGTACTGGTGATGGATAACCGGCCCAGCAGTATTCGCCAGGAACTGGCGGTGGAGCTGGAGCATCCGCGGGACCGGCGGGATCCGCTGTTGGCGCGCCTCAAGGCACTGGCGTTGACCGAGTTGCAGCGGGCGCATGTGATCTGA
- a CDS encoding aliphatic sulfonate ABC transporter substrate-binding protein, producing MKPFAKTLLGACALALSLQPLAHAAETDPAQVNLDYAYYSPVSLVLKHFGWLEEALPKTKVGWVLSQGSNRSLEYLNSGGVDFASSASLSAVLSRANGSPIKSVYVYSRAEWTALVVRKDSTFKSVSDLKGKKIAATKGTDPYLFTLRSLQKAGLAKDDVELVHLQHPDGRTALEKGDVDAWAGLDPHMAASEIQAGSRLLYRNKDFNSYGVVSVTETYAKEHPQTIAKVLGAYEKARNWAVQHPDEFAKLLADESGLPLEVAKLQLSRTDLSSPLLTAQDVVSSKAAAPILVSEELVRRGVNVDQVIDQLIDPSFGQALPRP from the coding sequence ATGAAACCCTTCGCCAAAACCCTTCTGGGCGCCTGCGCCCTCGCCCTCAGCCTGCAACCCCTGGCCCATGCGGCGGAAACCGACCCTGCGCAAGTCAACCTGGACTATGCCTATTACTCGCCGGTGAGCCTGGTGCTCAAGCACTTCGGCTGGCTCGAAGAAGCACTGCCAAAAACCAAGGTCGGCTGGGTGCTGAGCCAGGGCAGCAACCGTTCCCTGGAATACCTCAACAGCGGCGGTGTCGATTTCGCTTCGTCCGCCAGCCTGTCGGCGGTGTTGAGCCGGGCCAACGGCAGCCCGATCAAGTCGGTGTATGTGTACAGCCGCGCCGAGTGGACCGCACTGGTGGTGCGCAAAGATTCAACCTTCAAGAGCGTGAGCGACCTCAAGGGCAAGAAAATTGCCGCCACCAAAGGCACCGACCCGTACCTGTTCACCCTGCGCAGCCTGCAGAAAGCCGGCCTGGCCAAGGACGACGTAGAACTGGTGCACCTGCAACATCCGGACGGCCGTACCGCCCTGGAGAAAGGTGATGTCGACGCCTGGGCCGGTCTTGACCCGCACATGGCCGCCAGTGAAATCCAGGCCGGTTCTCGCCTGCTGTACCGCAACAAGGACTTCAACAGCTACGGCGTGGTCAGCGTCACCGAGACGTACGCCAAGGAGCATCCGCAGACCATCGCCAAAGTGCTCGGCGCCTATGAAAAAGCCCGCAACTGGGCGGTCCAGCACCCGGATGAATTTGCCAAGCTGCTGGCGGACGAATCCGGCCTGCCGCTGGAAGTGGCCAAGCTGCAATTGTCCCGCACCGACCTGAGCAGCCCGTTGCTCACCGCTCAGGACGTGGTGTCCTCCAAGGCTGCTGCGCCGATCCTGGTATCGGAAGAACTGGTGCGCCGTGGGGTGAATGTGGATCAGGTGATCGACCAGTTGATCGACCCAAGCTTCGGCCAGGCCTTGCCTCGTCCATAA